One genomic segment of Paraburkholderia caffeinilytica includes these proteins:
- the hmpA gene encoding NO-inducible flavohemoprotein — protein MTALTADQIARVKATVPVLAVHGTTITKHFYKRMFAHHPELKNVFNQTHQMSGNQPETLAKAVYAYAANIDNLGALGPTVSRIAHKHVSLNIRPEQYPIVGRHLLGAIVDVLGDAVDPETLGAWEAAYGQLAKIFIGTEATLYEGAAWSGFRPFKVARKEVESDEITSFYLTPADGSPACGFEPGQYLSVKRFVDELGVDQPRQYSLSDAPNGNWLRISVKREAGREDVAPGHVSNLLHDGVEVGAVVHVSAPMGDFTLDRKKTTPVVLMSGGVGVTPMTSMLATLLADQSERSVTFVHACRNGRVHAFRQWLNDAVTAHPNVTRAVFYEAIEASDRAGIDYDFEGRLDLAKIAGKVIVPDADYYICGPLPFMHAQCEALASLGVDAARIHTEVFGSGVVE, from the coding sequence ATGACCGCTCTCACCGCCGACCAGATCGCCCGCGTCAAAGCCACCGTTCCCGTACTCGCCGTGCACGGCACGACCATCACCAAACACTTCTACAAGCGCATGTTCGCGCACCATCCCGAGTTGAAGAACGTGTTCAACCAGACTCATCAGATGAGCGGCAATCAGCCGGAAACGCTGGCAAAGGCGGTGTATGCGTATGCCGCCAATATCGATAACCTCGGCGCGCTGGGTCCGACTGTCTCGCGCATCGCGCATAAGCACGTGAGTCTGAATATCCGGCCGGAGCAATATCCGATCGTGGGACGCCACCTGTTAGGCGCAATTGTCGACGTGCTCGGCGACGCCGTCGATCCGGAAACGCTCGGCGCATGGGAAGCCGCTTATGGGCAGCTCGCGAAGATCTTCATCGGCACGGAGGCCACGCTTTACGAAGGCGCGGCGTGGAGCGGCTTCCGGCCGTTCAAGGTTGCGCGCAAGGAAGTGGAGAGCGATGAAATCACGTCGTTCTATCTGACGCCCGCCGATGGCTCGCCGGCCTGCGGTTTCGAGCCTGGCCAATATCTGAGCGTGAAGCGTTTCGTGGATGAACTCGGCGTCGATCAACCGCGGCAGTACAGCTTGTCGGATGCGCCGAACGGCAACTGGCTGCGCATTTCGGTCAAGCGTGAGGCCGGCCGCGAAGATGTGGCGCCAGGCCATGTATCGAACCTGCTGCACGACGGCGTGGAAGTGGGCGCGGTAGTGCATGTCAGCGCGCCAATGGGCGATTTCACACTCGACCGCAAGAAGACGACGCCGGTCGTACTGATGAGCGGCGGTGTGGGCGTGACCCCGATGACCTCGATGCTGGCGACGTTGCTTGCCGACCAGAGCGAGCGCAGCGTGACCTTCGTGCATGCCTGCCGCAATGGCCGCGTGCACGCGTTCCGGCAATGGCTGAACGATGCGGTCACAGCGCATCCCAACGTTACACGTGCGGTGTTCTACGAAGCCATTGAAGCAAGTGATCGCGCCGGTATCGACTACGATTTCGAAGGCCGCCTCGATCTCGCGAAAATCGCCGGCAAGGTGATCGTTCCGGATGCGGATTACTACATCTGCGGACCGTTGCCGTTCATGCACGCGCAATGCGAGGCGTTGGCCTCGCTCGGTGTGGATGCGGCGCGGATTCACACCGAAGTGTTCGGTTCAGGCGTGGTGGAGTGA
- a CDS encoding helix-turn-helix domain-containing protein produces the protein MTIDTKIRHVTKPGANLFLELGFSAEEAKRLHAASQKQINDTRLLKEQLMTELSSWIEQHHLKQAEAAEILMVSRPRVSDVVNKKTTKFTIDTLVEMMSRIGKPVTLAIG, from the coding sequence ATGACGATCGACACGAAAATCCGTCACGTAACAAAGCCCGGCGCAAACCTGTTTCTCGAACTCGGCTTCTCCGCCGAAGAAGCGAAGCGCTTGCACGCCGCGTCGCAAAAACAGATCAACGACACGCGGCTGCTCAAGGAGCAGTTGATGACGGAGCTGTCCAGCTGGATCGAACAGCATCATCTGAAGCAGGCCGAGGCAGCCGAGATTCTGATGGTGTCGCGTCCGCGCGTGTCCGATGTGGTCAACAAGAAGACCACCAAGTTCACTATCGACACCCTGGTCGAAATGATGAGCCGGATAGGCAAGCCGGTCACACTGGCGATTGGATAA
- a CDS encoding cob(I)yrinic acid a,c-diamide adenosyltransferase: MGNRLSKIATRTGDDGSTGLGDGRRVRKDSARIAAIGDVDELNSNLGVLLCETLPDEVRTALIAIQHDLFDLGGELCIPGHTMITDTHLGQLDDWLADYNATLPPLKEFILPGGSRAAALAHVCRTVCRRAERSIVALGESEAINEAPRQYVNRLSDLLFVLARVLNRADGGSDVLWRHDRRPG; encoded by the coding sequence ATGGGCAACCGCTTGAGCAAGATCGCCACCCGTACGGGCGATGACGGCAGCACCGGTCTCGGCGACGGCCGGCGCGTGCGCAAGGACAGCGCACGCATTGCCGCGATCGGCGACGTCGATGAACTCAATTCGAATCTCGGCGTGTTGCTGTGCGAAACCTTGCCCGACGAGGTGCGGACGGCACTGATCGCGATTCAGCACGATCTGTTCGATCTGGGCGGTGAACTCTGCATTCCCGGCCACACGATGATTACCGACACGCATCTCGGCCAACTCGACGACTGGCTGGCTGACTACAACGCGACCCTGCCGCCATTGAAGGAATTCATTCTGCCCGGCGGCTCGCGCGCGGCCGCGCTTGCGCACGTGTGCCGTACGGTGTGCCGGCGTGCTGAGCGGTCGATCGTCGCCCTGGGTGAAAGCGAGGCGATCAATGAGGCGCCGCGTCAGTATGTGAACCGGTTATCCGACCTGCTGTTCGTGCTGGCGCGCGTGCTCAATCGCGCGGACGGCGGCAGCGACGTGTTATGGCGGCACGATCGTCGCCCCGGCTGA
- a CDS encoding type II toxin-antitoxin system RelE/ParE family toxin, translated as MEQEKEIRWMGSSYRDLLVFPEEPRRRAGFQLGKIQAGLDPDDWKPFDSIGAGTREIRIKETDGIYRVMYVTKFVEALYVLHCFQKKTQKLGPHDRKIAEMRYRAIINERKT; from the coding sequence ATGGAGCAGGAAAAAGAAATTCGCTGGATGGGCTCCAGCTATCGCGATTTACTTGTTTTTCCCGAAGAACCGCGTCGCCGGGCCGGATTTCAGCTTGGCAAGATCCAGGCAGGACTGGACCCCGACGACTGGAAGCCGTTTGATTCGATCGGCGCTGGAACGCGTGAGATCCGCATCAAGGAAACCGACGGCATTTACCGCGTGATGTATGTCACCAAGTTCGTGGAAGCGCTGTATGTGTTGCATTGCTTCCAGAAGAAAACGCAGAAGCTAGGCCCGCACGATAGAAAGATTGCCGAGATGCGGTACCGTGCCATCATCAATGAGAGGAAAACTTAA
- a CDS encoding carbon-nitrogen hydrolase family protein → MSETHVSSTSSAASSTASPGAAPSGSSESAFRVAALQMVSTPDRERNLAEAERLIAEAAADGAQLVLLPEYFCFMGFKDTDKLAVREPYQDGPIQRFLADAARRHKVWVIGGTLPLMSQEPSRVLNTTLVFDPQGHEAARYDKIHLFNFEKGEESFDEARTICPGGEVRTFEAPFGRVGLSVCYDLRFPELYRRMGDCALIVVPSAFTYTTGRAHWEMLLRARAVENQCYVLAAAQGGKHENGRRTWGHSMLIDPWGEIVAVRDESAGVVSGNLERARIDEVRQSLPAWRHRVLSC, encoded by the coding sequence ATGAGCGAAACACACGTCTCTTCAACTTCGTCCGCCGCTTCGTCCACTGCCTCGCCCGGCGCGGCGCCCAGCGGGTCTTCCGAAAGCGCGTTCCGCGTTGCCGCGCTGCAAATGGTGAGCACGCCGGATCGCGAACGCAATCTGGCCGAAGCGGAACGCCTGATCGCTGAGGCCGCCGCCGACGGCGCGCAACTCGTCCTGCTGCCCGAATACTTCTGCTTCATGGGCTTCAAGGACACGGACAAGCTCGCCGTGCGCGAGCCCTACCAGGACGGCCCGATCCAGCGCTTTCTCGCCGATGCCGCGCGCCGCCACAAGGTGTGGGTGATCGGCGGCACCTTGCCGTTGATGTCGCAGGAACCGTCGCGCGTGCTGAACACCACGCTGGTGTTCGACCCGCAGGGCCACGAGGCCGCGCGCTACGACAAGATCCATCTGTTCAACTTCGAAAAGGGCGAGGAATCGTTCGACGAGGCACGCACCATCTGCCCCGGCGGCGAGGTCCGCACCTTCGAAGCGCCGTTCGGCCGGGTCGGCCTGTCGGTCTGCTACGATCTGCGCTTTCCGGAGCTGTACCGGCGCATGGGCGACTGCGCGCTGATCGTGGTGCCGTCGGCGTTCACGTACACCACCGGCCGCGCGCACTGGGAGATGCTGTTGCGCGCCCGGGCGGTCGAAAACCAGTGTTACGTGCTGGCCGCCGCGCAAGGCGGCAAACATGAAAACGGCCGCCGGACATGGGGCCACAGCATGCTGATCGACCCGTGGGGCGAAATCGTCGCGGTGCGCGACGAAAGCGCCGGCGTGGTGAGCGGCAATCTCGAGCGTGCGCGCATCGACGAGGTGCGACAGAGCCTGCCCGCCTGGCGTCACCGCGTGCTGAGCTGCTGA
- a CDS encoding YhdP family protein, producing the protein MSERNESADPHETGQVRPASGTAHVVLHRTSHVVLALALAFYFIAAALFLGLRYVLLPHIDSFRPRIEATVSDKLHTQFTIGKLAPHWSGFQPGLDATDIVIRDPEGKAALTIPHATATLSWKSLWQFHPALSSLIVDQPDVLVSRSSDGVISVAGVPVPTRHSGNDTLSTWLLRQQAIVVRGGVLRWRDAQHDAPELALRDIRIAILNDGYDHQLALQAPADGHVLHGPIDFRTHFKHARLSAIGKPVNWAGQVYMSTGPVDLPTLARYINFPIETFAGRIDNAIWADFADGRMKSASGQLAGMDVAMRVRPTQPKLVVPIANFSWRVEVGQGDYTLQLNDLHAELGQPPLEDGTPLTRTLALSTLNGRYRTASLQHGQLVSVEGDRVDLGILAEFSRALPLPRPLLNNLVRFNPRGMVANYVIEVERGKPESGEAGSDHRPSGAEPIERYRFKGDLQGISVAAQEPPPGLTPLNHPRAGIPGIENLWGSVDADENHGTATLNTSNVAITLPGVFDDPRLTLDRLHGRADWTITPKAPGENHRGFTVKLADFGISNADADATATVDYSNPGHGRGSLDLKADFQRAQVTRIVRYLPTSISEKLRIYLGHGLQAGVSRGATIEIHGDLTKFPYSRAPEAGVFHIVAPFKGGKFDPSPYPPRKMKNGTPNVWPPLDGIDGVFELKENVLRFDIDRAHYKRVALNRVNGRIDDLGTKASNLVIDGNGRGPLADMLDYVNESSLGIMTQHETEKVRAEGPAALALKLTVPRTPKPHIAVEGAVGFQNNRLTVDNVPPLSQLNGKVRFTEHTAQVDRLSGQFLGGDVHANGGLKQDGTYALDLGGHIAVDAARGLNLHGPAAQVLTRMSGSAPYSLNVRGAKGRLPEVTANSDLSGLALDFPAPFNKPVGTPMPLHFAVGPFADASEAGLERADLTFGPIAATYLLRYEPKTPPTVVSGAIGVNKPADLPSEGVIAAVDLEAFDADAWRALVTQMRNKDAPTPAPAATAAPVAPNPTVAQFLPSRFAVHVGTLTLLKRHWDSVIVGASHADGKWQANIASNQVSGHVSWLPGANKESPGTLQARFARVVIPSATDKDLLGQAISAPAQNMPSIDLVVNELIVRDRNIGRLEVDAHNFEEDGVPVWQLDKLDITNPAATLTATANWRTSTGLGNTADEATPRRTVFDFKLDIKDAGALLERFGQPHTLKAGNGTLSGKVVWRGGPTTIDYPTLNGNLAVDLRHGQILKVDPGVAKLLGVLSLQSLARFATLNFRDVIGEGLPFERVTGTGEIHNGIGRTENFEMVTAPARAEMKGSVDLAQETQDLHVQIVPTVSAGAAVIAATVINPLLGLGALVADLAFSKSVSTAFAREYAITGPWSKPHIERVTSDRGKMDAPASTVEAH; encoded by the coding sequence ATGTCCGAGCGAAACGAATCCGCCGACCCGCACGAAACCGGGCAGGTCCGGCCCGCGAGCGGAACCGCCCACGTGGTGCTGCATCGGACGTCCCACGTGGTGCTGGCGCTCGCACTCGCCTTCTATTTCATCGCGGCGGCTCTGTTTCTCGGTTTGCGCTACGTACTGCTGCCGCACATCGACTCGTTCCGGCCGCGCATCGAAGCCACCGTCTCCGACAAGCTGCACACGCAATTCACGATCGGCAAGCTGGCGCCGCATTGGAGCGGCTTTCAGCCGGGCCTCGACGCCACCGATATCGTCATCCGCGACCCGGAAGGCAAAGCGGCGCTGACCATTCCGCACGCCACCGCCACGCTCTCGTGGAAGTCGCTCTGGCAGTTCCATCCCGCGCTTTCCAGCCTGATCGTCGATCAGCCCGACGTGCTGGTGTCGCGCAGCAGCGACGGCGTGATTTCGGTGGCGGGCGTGCCGGTGCCGACCCGGCACAGCGGCAACGACACCTTGTCCACGTGGCTATTGCGTCAACAGGCGATCGTGGTGCGCGGCGGCGTGCTGCGCTGGCGCGATGCCCAGCATGACGCGCCGGAACTTGCCTTGCGCGACATCCGGATCGCGATTCTCAACGACGGCTACGATCACCAGCTCGCGTTGCAAGCGCCCGCCGACGGCCATGTCCTGCACGGGCCGATCGACTTCCGCACGCATTTCAAACACGCCCGGCTCTCCGCGATCGGCAAGCCGGTCAACTGGGCCGGGCAGGTCTATATGTCGACCGGTCCGGTCGATCTGCCGACCCTTGCGCGCTACATCAATTTCCCGATCGAGACGTTTGCCGGGCGCATCGACAATGCGATCTGGGCCGACTTCGCCGATGGCCGCATGAAGTCGGCGAGCGGGCAATTGGCCGGCATGGATGTCGCCATGCGGGTGCGCCCGACCCAGCCCAAGCTGGTCGTGCCGATCGCCAATTTCTCGTGGCGTGTCGAGGTCGGCCAGGGCGACTACACGCTGCAACTCAACGACTTGCACGCCGAACTCGGCCAGCCGCCGCTCGAAGACGGCACGCCGCTCACCCGCACCCTCGCGCTATCCACGCTGAACGGCCGCTACCGGACCGCCTCGCTGCAGCATGGGCAACTCGTCAGTGTCGAAGGCGACCGCGTCGATCTGGGCATCCTCGCCGAATTCAGCCGCGCGCTGCCGTTGCCGCGCCCCCTGCTGAACAATCTGGTGCGCTTCAATCCGCGCGGCATGGTGGCGAACTATGTGATCGAAGTCGAACGCGGCAAACCCGAATCCGGCGAAGCGGGCAGCGACCATCGGCCGAGCGGCGCAGAACCGATCGAGCGTTATCGCTTCAAGGGCGACCTGCAGGGCATCAGCGTTGCCGCGCAGGAACCGCCGCCGGGGCTCACCCCGTTGAATCACCCGCGGGCGGGCATTCCCGGCATCGAAAACCTGTGGGGCAGCGTCGACGCCGACGAAAACCACGGCACCGCGACGCTCAATACCTCCAACGTGGCGATTACGCTGCCTGGCGTGTTCGACGACCCGCGCCTGACACTCGACCGTCTGCATGGCCGGGCAGACTGGACCATCACGCCAAAGGCGCCGGGCGAAAATCACCGTGGCTTCACCGTCAAGCTGGCCGATTTCGGCATCTCGAACGCCGACGCTGACGCCACCGCCACCGTCGATTACAGCAACCCGGGCCATGGGCGCGGCTCGCTCGACCTGAAGGCCGACTTCCAGCGCGCGCAGGTCACGCGCATCGTCCGCTATCTGCCGACCAGCATCAGCGAAAAGCTGCGCATCTACCTGGGCCATGGGTTGCAAGCCGGCGTCTCACGCGGCGCGACGATCGAAATACATGGCGACCTGACCAAATTCCCCTACTCCCGCGCCCCGGAGGCAGGCGTCTTTCATATCGTCGCGCCGTTCAAGGGCGGCAAGTTCGACCCTTCGCCGTATCCGCCGCGCAAGATGAAGAACGGCACGCCGAATGTGTGGCCGCCGCTGGACGGCATCGACGGCGTGTTCGAACTCAAGGAGAACGTGCTGCGCTTCGATATCGACCGCGCCCATTACAAGCGGGTCGCTTTAAACAGGGTGAACGGCAGGATCGACGATCTCGGCACCAAGGCGTCCAACCTGGTCATCGACGGCAACGGCCGCGGGCCGCTTGCCGACATGCTCGACTACGTCAACGAAAGCTCGCTCGGCATCATGACCCAACATGAGACCGAGAAAGTGCGCGCCGAAGGACCCGCCGCGCTGGCGCTCAAACTGACCGTGCCGCGCACGCCGAAGCCGCATATCGCCGTGGAAGGCGCAGTGGGCTTCCAGAACAACCGCTTGACGGTCGACAACGTGCCGCCGCTGTCGCAACTGAACGGCAAGGTACGCTTTACCGAACATACCGCGCAGGTCGACCGGCTCTCGGGCCAGTTCCTCGGCGGGGACGTGCACGCGAATGGCGGCCTGAAGCAGGACGGCACATATGCACTCGATCTCGGCGGCCATATCGCCGTCGATGCCGCACGCGGCCTGAATCTGCATGGCCCGGCCGCCCAGGTGCTGACGCGCATGAGCGGCAGCGCGCCTTACTCGCTCAACGTGCGTGGCGCCAAGGGACGATTGCCGGAAGTCACGGCGAACTCCGATCTGAGCGGCCTCGCGCTCGACTTCCCCGCGCCGTTCAACAAACCGGTCGGCACCCCGATGCCGCTGCACTTCGCGGTCGGCCCCTTCGCCGATGCAAGCGAGGCCGGTCTGGAACGCGCAGACCTAACCTTCGGCCCGATCGCCGCCACCTACCTGCTGCGCTACGAGCCGAAAACACCGCCGACGGTCGTGAGCGGGGCGATCGGCGTCAACAAGCCAGCCGACTTGCCGTCCGAGGGCGTGATCGCCGCCGTCGATCTCGAAGCGTTCGATGCCGATGCCTGGCGCGCGCTTGTCACGCAGATGCGCAACAAGGACGCGCCGACTCCCGCGCCCGCCGCCACCGCCGCACCGGTAGCGCCCAATCCGACCGTTGCGCAATTCCTGCCGAGCCGCTTCGCGGTGCACGTCGGTACGCTGACGCTGCTCAAGCGCCACTGGGATAGCGTGATCGTCGGCGCGTCGCATGCGGACGGCAAATGGCAGGCCAACATCGCATCGAACCAGGTGTCGGGCCACGTTTCCTGGCTGCCGGGCGCCAACAAGGAATCGCCGGGCACGTTGCAGGCGCGCTTTGCCCGTGTGGTGATCCCTTCGGCCACGGATAAGGACCTGCTCGGCCAGGCCATTTCGGCGCCGGCGCAGAACATGCCGTCGATCGATCTGGTGGTCAATGAGTTGATCGTGCGCGATCGCAACATCGGCCGGCTCGAGGTGGACGCGCACAACTTCGAGGAAGACGGCGTGCCGGTCTGGCAGCTCGACAAGCTGGACATCACCAACCCCGCCGCCACGCTGACCGCCACCGCGAACTGGCGCACCTCGACCGGCCTCGGCAATACCGCCGACGAAGCGACGCCGCGCCGTACCGTGTTCGATTTCAAACTCGACATCAAGGACGCCGGCGCGCTGCTGGAACGCTTCGGCCAGCCTCACACGCTCAAGGCGGGCAACGGCACGCTGTCGGGCAAGGTCGTGTGGCGCGGCGGGCCGACCACCATCGACTATCCGACGCTCAACGGCAATCTGGCTGTCGATCTGCGCCACGGACAGATTCTCAAGGTCGACCCGGGCGTCGCGAAACTGCTGGGCGTGCTCAGCCTGCAAAGCCTCGCGCGCTTCGCCACGCTCAATTTCCGCGACGTGATCGGCGAAGGACTGCCGTTCGAGCGCGTCACCGGCACGGGCGAGATCCACAATGGCATTGGCCGCACCGAGAACTTCGAGATGGTGACAGCGCCGGCCCGCGCCGAGATGAAGGGCTCGGTGGATCTGGCGCAGGAAACCCAGGATCTGCACGTGCAGATCGTGCCGACCGTCAGCGCCGGCGCCGCCGTGATCGCCGCGACCGTGATCAATCCGCTGCTCGGGCTGGGTGCGCTGGTGGCCGATCTGGCGTTCAGCAAATCGGTCTCCACGGCGTTTGCGCGCGAGTATGCGATCACCGGTCCGTGGTCGAAACCTCACATCGAGCGGGTCACGAGCGATCGCGGTAAGATGGACGCTCCGGCTTCGACCGTGGAAGCGCACTGA
- the aroG gene encoding 3-deoxy-7-phosphoheptulonate synthase AroG: protein MPPHNTDDVRIRELKELTPPAHLIREFACDETVSDVIYHSRNAMHRILHGMEDRLIVIIGPCSIHDTKAAMEYAGRLVEQRKRFAGELEIVMRVYFEKPRTTVGWKGLINDPHMDNSFKINDGLRTARELLLRINELGLPAGTEYLDMISPQYIADLISWGAIGARTTESQVHRELASGLSCPVGFKNGTDGNVKIAVDAIKAASQPHHFLSVTKGGHSAIVSTAGNEDCHIILRGGKTPNYDADSVNAACADIGKAGLAARLMIDASHANSSKKHENQIPVCADIGRQIASGDERIVGVMVESHLIAGRQDLQEGCALTYGQSITDACIGWDESVAVLEGLAEAVKQRRVARGSGN, encoded by the coding sequence ATGCCCCCGCACAACACCGACGATGTCCGCATCCGCGAATTGAAAGAACTCACGCCGCCCGCTCACCTGATCCGCGAATTCGCCTGCGACGAAACGGTGTCCGACGTGATCTACCACTCGCGCAATGCAATGCATCGCATTCTGCACGGCATGGAAGACCGTCTGATCGTCATCATCGGACCGTGCTCGATTCACGATACGAAGGCGGCGATGGAATACGCCGGGCGTCTCGTCGAACAGCGCAAGCGCTTCGCCGGTGAGCTCGAAATCGTCATGCGGGTGTACTTCGAAAAGCCGCGCACGACGGTGGGCTGGAAGGGTCTCATCAACGACCCGCACATGGACAACAGCTTCAAGATCAACGACGGCCTGCGCACCGCACGCGAACTGCTGCTGCGTATCAACGAACTCGGCCTGCCGGCCGGCACCGAATACCTCGACATGATCAGCCCGCAATACATCGCCGATCTGATCTCGTGGGGTGCGATCGGCGCGCGGACGACCGAATCGCAAGTGCACCGCGAACTGGCGTCGGGACTCTCGTGCCCGGTCGGCTTCAAGAACGGCACGGACGGCAACGTCAAGATCGCCGTCGACGCGATCAAGGCCGCCTCGCAGCCGCACCATTTCCTGTCGGTCACCAAGGGCGGCCACTCGGCGATCGTCTCGACCGCCGGCAACGAGGACTGCCACATCATCCTGCGCGGCGGCAAGACGCCGAACTACGACGCGGACAGCGTCAATGCGGCATGTGCGGACATCGGCAAGGCCGGTCTTGCCGCGCGTCTGATGATCGACGCGAGTCACGCGAACAGCTCGAAGAAACATGAGAACCAGATTCCGGTGTGCGCGGACATCGGCCGTCAGATTGCTTCGGGCGACGAACGGATTGTCGGCGTGATGGTGGAATCGCATCTGATCGCAGGCCGTCAGGATCTGCAGGAAGGCTGCGCGCTGACGTACGGCCAGAGCATCACCGATGCCTGCATCGGTTGGGACGAAAGCGTCGCTGTGCTGGAAGGTCTCGCCGAAGCAGTCAAGCAACGGCGTGTGGCGCGCGGCAGCGGCAACTAA
- the tldD gene encoding metalloprotease TldD yields the protein MNIIEPGIRNLATAKDILLTPYGLDESLLTRTLAEIFTHKIDYADLYFQYTRSEAWSLEEGIVKSGSFSIDQGVGVRAVAGDRTAFAYSDDLSPEAIRQAALATRSIAKAGGGKQKIKVASSLTGIAGRDLYLPSDPLHSLDATAKVKLLERIEQMARGRDPRIQQVMAGLAGEYDVVLVARSDGALAADIRPLVRVSVTVIAEQNGRREIGSGGGGGRFDYGYFTDEVLSGYVDDAVHAALVNLDARPAPAGAMTVVLGPGWPGVLLHEAIGHGLEGDFNRKGSSAFAGRIGEQVAAKGVTVVDDGTLPNRRGSLNIDDEGNPTQCTTLIEDGILKGYIQDTLNARLMKMPVTGNARRESYAALPMPRMTNTYMLNGDKDPQEIIASVKNGLYAVNFGGGQVDITNGKFVFSASEAYMIENGKVTYPVKGATLIGSGPESLKFVSMIGNDMKLDSGVGVCGKEGQSVPVGVGQPTLRIDKMTVGGTA from the coding sequence ATGAACATCATCGAACCCGGTATCCGCAATCTCGCCACCGCCAAGGACATCCTCCTGACGCCCTACGGTCTCGACGAATCCCTGCTCACCCGCACGCTCGCCGAAATCTTCACGCACAAGATCGACTACGCCGACCTGTACTTCCAGTACACGCGCAGCGAAGCGTGGAGTCTCGAAGAAGGCATCGTGAAGTCGGGCAGCTTCAGCATCGACCAGGGTGTCGGCGTGCGCGCCGTGGCGGGCGACCGTACGGCCTTCGCGTATTCGGACGATCTGTCGCCCGAGGCGATCCGTCAGGCGGCACTCGCCACCCGTTCGATTGCCAAGGCGGGCGGCGGCAAGCAGAAGATCAAGGTGGCCTCATCGTTGACCGGCATCGCCGGGCGCGATCTGTATCTGCCCTCCGATCCGCTGCATTCGCTCGACGCGACTGCCAAGGTCAAGCTGCTCGAGCGCATCGAACAGATGGCGCGCGGCCGCGATCCGCGCATTCAGCAAGTGATGGCGGGCCTCGCCGGTGAATACGACGTGGTGCTGGTGGCACGCAGCGACGGCGCGCTCGCCGCCGATATCCGTCCGCTCGTGCGCGTGTCGGTCACGGTGATCGCCGAACAGAATGGCCGCCGAGAAATCGGCAGCGGCGGCGGCGGTGGCCGCTTCGACTATGGCTATTTCACTGACGAAGTGCTGTCCGGCTATGTCGACGACGCCGTGCATGCCGCGCTCGTGAACCTCGATGCCCGCCCGGCTCCGGCCGGCGCGATGACGGTCGTGCTCGGACCGGGCTGGCCCGGCGTGCTGCTGCACGAAGCGATCGGCCACGGCCTCGAAGGCGACTTCAACCGCAAGGGATCGTCGGCGTTCGCGGGTCGAATCGGCGAGCAGGTGGCGGCCAAGGGTGTGACGGTGGTCGACGACGGCACGCTGCCGAACCGCCGCGGCTCGCTGAACATCGACGACGAAGGCAATCCGACCCAGTGCACGACGCTGATCGAAGACGGCATCCTGAAGGGCTACATCCAGGACACGCTGAACGCACGCCTGATGAAGATGCCGGTCACGGGTAATGCGCGCCGCGAATCGTATGCCGCGCTGCCGATGCCGCGCATGACGAACACGTACATGCTCAACGGCGACAAAGACCCGCAGGAAATCATCGCGTCCGTGAAGAACGGTTTGTACGCGGTGAACTTCGGCGGCGGTCAGGTCGACATCACGAACGGCAAGTTCGTGTTCTCTGCCTCCGAGGCGTACATGATCGAAAACGGCAAGGTCACCTACCCGGTCAAGGGTGCGACGCTGATCGGCAGCGGCCCGGAATCGCTCAAATTCGTCAGCATGATCGGCAACGACATGAAGCTCGATTCGGGCGTCGGCGTGTGCGGCAAGGAAGGCCAGAGCGTGCCGGTGGGTGTCGGTCAGCCGACGCTGCGCATCGACAAGATGACGGTTGGCGGCACAGCCTGA